The following proteins are co-located in the Candidatus Baltobacteraceae bacterium genome:
- a CDS encoding TadE family protein, protein MKQRRRPIADRGSALAETAIILSFTLLLLFGTMQLALSGYFQMQLDAATFEYAHAYALGVTDTAGLDQVSQLFPNVPSTSVVFSASSPPLTNEPVNFTQFGQLTNRYGGASIIRPQRLNAVAQLSVSSFGFLSQSTIPFSAADVEGRYRVSNHDDDAQGAAYDSQTVYNTQVDPITVDDQNVPPYYFNFGFLFHCDRLPGWGASCPGGSEHLHSLGMAEYLKDGDDTVDGNYDMTTTGVTQGEAFQAMACHQRMYAQIAQDLPPAKPVYTPGRFWDENSGQTMGGQTVSFRLIYSWDQNSIVGAGNGLGRTRPLSPLNGCSNDN, encoded by the coding sequence ATGAAGCAGCGGCGTCGACCGATCGCCGATCGCGGAAGTGCGCTAGCCGAGACGGCGATCATCCTAAGCTTTACGCTGCTTTTGCTCTTCGGTACGATGCAGCTCGCGCTCTCGGGCTATTTTCAGATGCAGCTCGACGCCGCGACCTTCGAATACGCCCATGCTTACGCGCTCGGCGTGACGGACACGGCCGGACTCGATCAAGTCAGCCAGCTCTTCCCAAACGTTCCGTCCACCAGCGTTGTGTTTTCGGCCTCGAGTCCCCCGCTCACGAACGAGCCCGTCAATTTTACCCAGTTCGGGCAATTAACCAATCGTTATGGCGGCGCATCGATCATACGCCCGCAGCGCCTCAATGCGGTAGCCCAACTAAGCGTAAGTAGTTTCGGCTTCCTCTCCCAGAGTACGATCCCGTTCTCGGCCGCCGATGTTGAAGGCCGCTATCGCGTGAGCAATCACGACGACGATGCGCAGGGAGCTGCGTACGACTCGCAGACCGTCTACAACACGCAAGTCGATCCGATCACCGTCGACGACCAAAACGTTCCGCCGTATTATTTTAACTTTGGATTCCTGTTCCATTGCGACCGGCTACCCGGCTGGGGCGCGAGCTGTCCGGGCGGCAGCGAGCACCTGCATTCGCTCGGAATGGCCGAGTACCTCAAGGACGGCGACGACACGGTTGACGGGAACTACGACATGACGACGACCGGCGTAACCCAAGGCGAGGCCTTTCAGGCGATGGCGTGTCATCAGCGCATGTACGCGCAGATCGCCCAAGATCTGCCGCCCGCAAAACCCGTTTACACGCCCGGACGGTTCTGGGACGAGAATTCCGGGCAAACGATGGGCGGCCAAACGGTTTCGTTTCGGCTGATCTACAGCTGGGACCAGAACAGCATCGTCGGAGCCGGGAACGGGCTCGGACGAACGAGGCCTCTCTCGCCGCTCAATGGATGCAGCAATGACAATTAA